A genomic window from Gammaproteobacteria bacterium includes:
- a CDS encoding fatty acid desaturase: protein MKPIADTAISQVDFKYSFLVVSLVLIIHALPFFAFFTPFNQADVWLFFVSYAIRVFSLTAGYHRYFSHKAFETNRVFQFILAFFAACSLQGGPLWWASHHRHHHHTSDEVSDAHSPVRFGFFYSHFLWFMQKKHLKAHYHLVKDFSRFPELRALERYWYLLPLPVIALLYLMGGWNYVIWGFFVPTLFVNNATYAVNSFVHLYGSRRYKTSDNSRNNVWVALLTFGEGWHNNHHRYAGSANQGFCWYQIDITYYFLCLLSYLKIVKNLKKVPEKILKEGGY from the coding sequence ATGAAGCCAATAGCGGATACTGCCATTTCACAAGTAGATTTTAAATACTCTTTCTTAGTGGTCTCACTGGTTTTGATTATACATGCGCTACCGTTTTTTGCATTTTTCACGCCATTTAACCAAGCAGATGTTTGGCTTTTTTTCGTGAGTTATGCTATACGTGTTTTTTCGCTTACCGCGGGCTATCATCGTTATTTTTCACATAAAGCATTTGAAACAAACCGAGTATTTCAATTTATTTTAGCCTTTTTTGCCGCATGCTCCTTACAAGGCGGCCCGCTCTGGTGGGCATCGCATCATCGTCATCATCACCACACTTCTGACGAAGTGTCAGACGCACATAGCCCGGTTCGTTTTGGATTTTTTTATAGTCATTTCTTATGGTTTATGCAAAAAAAGCATTTAAAAGCACACTATCATTTAGTTAAAGATTTCAGTAGATTCCCTGAGTTACGCGCCTTAGAGCGCTACTGGTACCTCTTGCCGCTACCCGTGATTGCTTTACTTTATCTGATGGGTGGATGGAACTATGTCATATGGGGTTTTTTTGTTCCTACATTGTTTGTAAATAATGCCACCTACGCAGTGAACTCCTTTGTCCATTTATACGGTAGCAGACGTTATAAGACATCCGATAATAGTAGAAATAACGTGTGGGTCGCCCTACTGACCTTCGGTGAAGGTTGGCATAATAATCACCACCGTTATGCTGGGTCTGCGAATCAAGGTTTTTGTTGGTATCAAATCGATATAACGTATTATTTTCTTTGCCTGCTATCTTACTTGAAGATTGTTAAAAATTTAAAAAAGGTGCCGGAAAAAATCCTTAAAGAAGGTGGCTATTAG